The genomic region ACTTCCTCTGTCCTGTCTGTTTTCTGCCCTCAGACTGAACACGAGGCAGCGCACACCTGCCCGGACCTGGCTCCAGAGCTCTGGGCAGGGAACTGTCGACCAGGGTGGGCCAGGGGCTGGTGAGTCTACAGTTACAGGGGCAGGGCCCCCAGACCTGCTGTCCCCACAGATGCCACCACCCCCGCAGTGGCTGGGTCGGCCAACGCTGTCTGCACGGAGAGTGTGGCGCGTGTCCCATGAGGAGTCGGTTTTATCCCCCATGCTGTTCATCCCCCTCTCGAGTGATTAAGCAATTAAAGATCCTAACCGAACAGCCAGATTGCAGGTGAAAACACTTCTGTGTCCTCTGTGGAAAATCAAAGCTGAGAAAGCATAATCGGGCGTTAAAGGGACAAGCGAAGGTGCACCAGTCACTTCCTTCCTGCGCTTTCTCCTGGGCGTGCTCCTCGGGGCGGCGTCATCTCGTCACAGCTCTGAGCTCCATCCCGGTCAGGAGTCTGGCTCCAGTGACTTCACACTCCATGGTTCCTGCTCTTTACTGCCAGAGCTCTTTTTCTAATCTGGAAAGCAGCCCATTTTGAAGGCATCTTTCCCACCTCAAAATGCTGTGGATCCCTAATGCCCCCAGGCCTCCACGGGAGGACGGTGCCTTTTATTGGGACAGTTATTCGAGTGCTTCGTAGGGAGGCAGTCACACCTGTTTTCACATTGTCTATGGGCAGCGTCTACCTGCAAAGGTGGCCTTGATAGGTGTGGCAGAGACCACACAGCCCATGACTTTAAAACACCTACTCGCTGATGCTTTATAAAAATCTGCCTCACTTGCCTTTTGATGGCCAAGTcgaagatctctcttggtaaatgtcacactgcacttgaaaatacgtgttgttgttcggtcactgagtcgtctctgactctttgcgcccccatggactgcagcacagcaggcatccctgtccctcaccatctcctggaatttgctcaaactcatgcccattgagccaCTGAgaccattcaaccacctcatcctctgtcgcccccttctcctcctgccctcagtttcccCCAGCAAATATGTGGGTTGTTTCCAAATATCTTTGACGTTGGTTTCTAACGTAATCCAAGTGGTAAGAGGACAGACTCTGTGACGTCAGCACCTGCAGACCACGAGATTttggcaccttgttttatgtgccAGGATgtattccagtgtctcctggtttacagtctatgggactTGAATCGAATTTGTACCCTGTTGCTGTGTGAAAATTatgtaaatcttaattatgttgaattggttcgcAGTGCTCTTCGGATCTACTCTTTCTACTTCTTCATATATTCATTCTACTAatttttgatattgaaactccaaataaaaaatcttgatttatccacttaaaaataattgtaatatatagtggaactatatgtaaccttgttctgtattttccaggtCTCCTGTAAGTGTGtcatcatactttcataatttaaaaaaataaacatatttaaagagATTTGCCTCAAGCGCCTCCTTGTATATAGTGCTTCTACTGCCCCACACTCACCCCACGTGATGGTCCGAAACGCCCCGGCCCTGGGCCAACACCCACCCCACGTGATGGTCCGAAACGCCCCAGCCCCGGGCCAACCACACATCCCCATGGCCTTCCGACAGGCTTTCCACTGTGAAGTtgctctcttttgctgtcttttgcTTCCTACTGGGTCTGTGTTCACGTCTTCATTCTTCTTTTAGGGCTAATTCAGAGTCTTCTCAAGTCACCATTTAGGATGAGGAACTGTCAACACCCAAGTCCTGTCCACTGTCACATTTCAGGTCAAGGACCCCAAACCCCACACCCCTATAGGCATCTTCTTCACGTTTACTGCAAAGGCGCAAATAGCTCATTCACTTTACTTCTGTGATTCCACTTCTTCCCCAAACCAGAATTTTCTTGGGGAAACTTACTTGGACCCTGAGTAGGTGAAACTTTTTATATACAGAATGAATGGGTATAATTGGAACAAAATCTTCCTGTTCACAGTAGCTCTTCTCCTTACATGACggtatttgttttctctcttcagttatgtcttgggttggctaaaaagtccatttgggtttttctgaaagatgtatggaaaaacctgaatgaactttttggccaacccaacaatATAGGCAAAAAAGATAGGCAGGGTGGTTAGCCATTGGGTTAATAAGCATCTAAAgccaacccttatggcagaaagtgaagaggaactaaaaagcctcttgatgagagtgaaagaggagagtgaaaaagttggcttaaagctcaacattcagaaaacgaagatcatggcatctggtcccaatacttcatgggaaatagatggggaaacagtggaaacagtatcagactttattttcgggggctccaaaatcaatgcagatggtgactgcagccatgaaattaaaagacgcttactccttggaaggaaagttatgaccaacctagatagcatattcaaaagcagagacattactttgccaacaaaggtccatctagtcaaggctatggtttttcctgtggtcatgtatggatgtgagagttggactgtgaagaaggctgagggccgaagaattgatgcttttgaactgtggtgttggagaaaactcttgagagtcccttggattgcaaggagatccaaccagtccattctgaaggagatcagccctgggatttctttggaaggaatgatgctgaagctgaaactccagtatttggccacctcatgtgaagagttgactcactggaaaagactctgatgctgggaggtattgggggcaggaggagaaggggacgacagaggatgagatggctggatggcatcactgactcgatggatgtaagtctgagtgaactccgggagttggtgatggtcagggaggcctggcgggctgcaattcatggggtcgcaaagagtcggacacgactgagtgattgatctgatttgatctgaagcCACCTTTGAGCAGATGATACATAGACTGAGGTGGATGTGGTCCAGGTTTCTCACTGTTGGTGAAATATTTATAAGCACAGAAGAGGGGAAGGGTAGGATAAGCCCTTAAGGGTAGGATGAACCTTTAAGGGTAGGTtcagtttttaattggaggaatcATGACTAActcatgtttttgttgttcagttgcccagttgtgttcgactcttttgtgaccacatggactgtaggccaacaagctcctccacccatgggatttcccaggcaagaacactggagtgggttgccatttccttctccaggggatcttcctgacccagggattgaacctgtgtctcctgcattggtaggcaggttctttactactgagccaccagggaagcccagtaacaaGCTGTTGCTCATCATAACGTTTGTGTAGATTGAGTTAGAAAAGTGCTTGCTTTTTTAAGCAAGCAAGGTGACTTTGCTACGTGACTTGGGGATGAAACCCACCGCCAGCTTGCTTAATTCAACCCAGTCCTACAGATGCTCACTGGGTGCTGGCTAGgcccccaggaggctcagtgtggGCTGTGGTCATCCACCCCAGATGACACAGGACAAGCAATGGCCGAAAACTGATTGACAACCAGGATGCTGAACACTTCAGCCTCTGCTCAACACgtctctcctctcctgctctgGACTCAGAGTGAGCTTTAAGAGCCCTGTATGTCCATCGAGAGGTGAATGAAGTTGTggaatatgtttgtgtgtgtaatggatattactcagcaataacgGGAGCACATTGATTCATTTCTAGTGGAGTGactgaacctagagcctattacacagagtgaagtgagtgagaAAGAGACAAGTATCACATATTAATagatgtatatggaatctagaaagatggaactgatgaacctatttggagggcaggaatagagatgcagatggagagaacaggcttgtggacacagcagggcaaggagagagtgggatgatttgagagaatagcactgaaacacacacattaacgtatgtaaaacagagagccagtgggagtttgacgTAAGACTcaaggagctcaacccagtgctccctaaggggtgggaggtgggagggaggggacatgtgtatacatatggccGATTCCTatcgatgtatggcagaagccaccacaacattgtaaagcaattatcctccaaataaaacaaacaaagagcCCTTCAGCGTCCGCGTCTCTCCTCAAGCTTTCAGAGGCTGCTGGGGCCCCTCTGCTTTAGGAGTTTATCTGGCCTGAGTAAAAATGAATGAGGGAAAGAGCAAATAATTGCACGCACACATGGGTGAAGGGAAATCTCTTCCTTCAACAGACTCCTACCAGTAAACGCTGAAGGCTGAAATGAGACCACTGCGTGTGTTTTGACTCGGGAGGGCGTTGGGGTGGGAGCTGAGGAGGTGTGCCGGGATGAGCAGCCGCATATTAGGACAGTCTCAGGACGTCTCCCAGCAAAGAACTCGCTGACCGATTGCAAGGCCCGTGGTCTGTGTAACATGGAGACACCTGTCAGGCACCCGTGACAGGGCTGGGACAGGCAGATGTGGTGTGTCCCCTAGCAGGAAGCACGGAGAACGTCACagggcctttatttttttttaaagagttccccctccccccaccacaatgtggaccatttttaaagtccttactgAATTTCTTACAGTATTTCTTCTGTCTTACGTTTTTCACTTTTGtctgagaggcatgtgggatcttagctccccgattGGGGATGGAACACGCGCCCCCTGCGATGAAAggcgaagtcctaaccactgggccaccggggaagccccagcatCTTGACTGGTTCAGGAAGCTTTACTGAGATATCACTGACATGGAAAATATGTGAGTGTGAGGTGTATAGCATGGTACTTTGATGCAGGAATAGACTGTGAAATTATTACCACAGGAAGGCTGACACCTCCATCGCCTCAGAGAATTAACTTTTCTCCCAGCTGGTGGTGACAGCATGGAAGATGTATTCTCTCACTGACTTTCTAGGATAAGGTGAGTGTATAGTGCAGCACTGGTAGGTACCGGCCCCAGGCGGTGCATCAGATCCTCagaacttactcattttataactggaactcagtgccctttgaccaacatctcctcaTTCCCCTGACCTCCcggcccctggaaaccactatcTCACTCTCTGCTCCtgagttcagcttcttcaggttCCACGCACAGAAGCTGTcacacagtacttgtctttctctgtgcagTTTATCTCAATTAGCATAGTGCTCTTGAGGTttatccatggtgctgcaaatggcatgatttcattcttttttatggctatgtAATATtccatcactggagaaggaaatggaaacccactccagtattcttgcttgaagaatccccagggacagaggagcctgacgagctacagcccatgaggtcacagagttggatatgactgagcgactaagcacagcacagcactgacTTCAACAGTAGCAACTTCTAGTTATAAAGTAAGTAAGTCACAGATATGTAACGTACAACATGATTCAGTAGTTAAGTATACTGTGTCACATGATGAAAAGTGGTAAGAGAATCAATCTTCAAAGGTTTCAACACAAGAAAAAAGTTCCATCAGTACAGTACTGTGTGGAAGTGGGtagatgttaactagatttattgaACTCATCATCtgtaatgtatacaaatattcaaTCATAATGTTGTAAGTGCTGAAGTGATATAATGTCACActtattatactttaataaaaatagtcACTCAATACTTAAAGAAGAGAATTGGTTATTACTGAAGGCATCTACTGGATATTTATCACATTAAGCATTATTTCTATTGACTCCAGAGCAGATCCTAGGAGTTTTAGGATCCCTTAGGAGCAGAAGaaagggggaaacagtgggaaaacaTGAACCCAAGACATCAGAAGTCTGTATCAACCACAGACGAAACTCTAAAACAACagtgatataaaaagaaaaagtagaattcAGTATGTAAACGATGACAAAGGTGACCACCAGCATCAGGATGGTGTGGGCAGCTCTGGTCTCTGGGGGGCATCTGTGGTGCCCAGTGGGGGTGTGAATATACTGCACCCTCTGGTGGTGTCTGAGCAGGAGAAGCACCATGGAGCCACTGGACCAGACCATGAGGGTAAGAAACACGGCATCCAAGACAGACCACAGGTAGAAAAAGCCTGCATTAGTAGCTAAGGGTGAACAGAACCACTTGCCCCAAGTATCAGTATAGTTGTGTGTATCCCAAGGACCAGTGATTTTCAGAGGAACGAGGATGTACATCAAGAGACTGAACACCCAGCAGGTGCAGCAGGAAGGACCAATGACCTTGGGGGCCCTTCCTCTGAGCATCACCCACTCCGCTCTTCTGGGGATGAGAGTGAAGGACTGATAGGTGCTCAGGACACAGGTGGAGCACAGGGTGGTGCTGCGAGCCACCCTCTGTACGTAATACACAAGCTTACACCCAAGACCCGACAGGGGCTTCCTTGACACAAAAGCTGCCATTGTGTGGGGAACCCCAGGGGAGAGAAGAACCAGGAGGTTGGCCACAGCCAAATGTGGCAGAACCATCTGTGTGGGTCTCTGCTTGTGGCCCAGTAAGACTGGAGAGATGCTGCGGGAGAAAAGGATGGCATTGCCCAGAGCCCCAACCACCACCTGGAACAGAAAGATGGTTTTCACAGTGGCCTCCCCTGCATTTCTCAGGGCATCTTTATGAACAGACATGGAGAAGACGTCAGAGTGCCTGGAGTAGAAAGGGGGCTGAGCTGGTGTCAACATCAGGAGGCGTCCCCCAGAACCAACACTGGGAAAGaattcctttctcctcttctgaGAAGGGAGACACGGTCATGCTCCACAGGAGGGGCTCAACCTGAAGAACACATGCATGATACCGGTTACACttttcactctgctgctgctgctgctaagtcacttcaatcgtgtccaactctgtgcgaccccatagacagcagcccgtcaggctctgccgcccctgggattctccaggcaagaacactggagtgggttgccatttccttctccaatgcatgaaagtggaaagtgaaagtgaagttactcagtcatatcggactctcagtgaccccatggactgcagcctaccaggctcctccatccatgggattttccaggcaagggtactggagtggggtgccattgccttctccgtttcactCTGATTATATTTAATTCTATTGTTTTGGCATTTCCTTATTCTCCACCAGCAGGTCAGGTCCATGAAGTTAAGAACCACATCACTTGTTCAGTAACATGGTGTGATGCATAATAGATGTTGCAAAATCTGTACTAAGTGTATGATGATGTGACAGGAGACAGACTAGCAGATACACTAACCCCTTAGAGGCATTCCTGCGTATTGTAAGCATGtattaagaaagaaatggaaaatgcacAATGCCGGTGAGCTTTAAGACTGCACAACTAATTTAAACACAGTTGCAGGAGAGTCAGTTATTCACACTTGAAACTCATATTTCATCAGAATTACCACACACAGTATAACTTAAAAAATCAGCTGTGGACCTGCACTTTCTAGATCCTCGTGTGAGGAGCTTGGGAGTCACCTCTATGTCctaaaaacaaggaaaacacCGAATAGACTAAAAATTCTTGGATCAGTAAGAGAGGTGAGAGACAGGGGAATCACTGCCTCCACTAGGGAAGAGACAGTGGGGGAAGAGAAGGAATCAAGACATATTGGAGCAGAGATTCCTGAGCAGAAAGCCCTCGGGAAGAAGCCCTGGGTAGGAAATCCTTCATCATAACGATGGATTGATGGGGATTCAGTGTGTAGGAGTCTGACAGTTAGAATCTCCAGGACCACTCATCCCACAGTCCTATGAGTCTGGTGATATTTCCCTCAGTTGATATCAGAGAGAAATCCATCCCCTTCTGCTTCCATTACTGGGAGAGGAaagcaaacattttcaaatacatCAGAGCACTGGGTTCTTCTTAACTGAATCTGCTTTCCTGGGAAGGTAGTTAACTAGAGCCTAACCAGCAGGGTTTGCTCAGAGCCTGACTCACCTGGGAAGGGAAATCTCCAGCTCCCACCCACTCCAGCTGTGCTGTCCCACCCAAGGGTGAGAAAAACATGGAGAAACAGGGGGTTCACAGTCCAGAGGCACAGGCTCCGGGACCGACTGAGACCTCATCGTAAGAGATGGAACCTCCCTTCTCCccgagggaggagacagaggggcCCCCGGGCTGGACAGTTGGTGTTCATCGAGTGGAGTAAAACTGAAGGTTTATTCTCACGCACACACTCCAAGGAAAAAGCTAGTGGCAGAAGCTGAGTCCTGCTGGGGTAAAGAGATACTGTGCCCACGCCTGAGGCcaaggaagacttccctgtctGTACAAGAGCAGGAAGGCTTCCCAGGGGCCGAAAAGGGAGGAGGGCCCCACCCCATAGTAAGGGTGGACATGCACCCACAGGCCTCTGCGGTGGGATCCTTCTTAGCAAAACGTTGCCCATGCATGTTGCAGAGGGTTCAGGAATCAGTCAGGTGTCAAGAAACAGACAAGGTAATTGGCCAAAGGGAAACAAAGacaatattttaagtatatattatgaaattgtATAGTAACCACAGCAATTATTTAGAATTTAGACCAACAGAAGTttggttc from Bos javanicus breed banteng chromosome 18, ARS-OSU_banteng_1.0, whole genome shotgun sequence harbors:
- the LOC133229479 gene encoding vomeronasal type-1 receptor 4-like, with the protein product MSVHKDALRNAGEATVKTIFLFQVVVGALGNAILFSRSISPVLLGHKQRPTQMVLPHLAVANLLVLLSPGVPHTMAAFVSRKPLSGLGCKLVYYVQRVARSTTLCSTCVLSTYQSFTLIPRRAEWVMLRGRAPKVIGPSCCTCWVFSLLMYILVPLKITGPWDTHNYTDTWGKWFCSPLATNAGFFYLWSVLDAVFLTLMVWSSGSMVLLLLRHHQRVQYIHTPTGHHRCPPETRAAHTILMLVVTFVIVYILNSTFSFYITVVLEFRLWLIQTSDVLGSCFPTVSPFLLLLRDPKTPRICSGVNRNNA